In Myxococcales bacterium, a genomic segment contains:
- a CDS encoding GNAT family N-acetyltransferase: protein MDEWVARLQRNRPFVVENDGVIVGFADLQNDGYIDQFYVSATHAKQGVGRHLMKHIMLRASMMDLPSLYSHVSLTAQPFFLRFGFELVNQRTVVVRGVSMQNALMTKTLTNPS, encoded by the coding sequence ATGGATGAATGGGTCGCTCGCTTGCAGCGCAATCGCCCCTTCGTCGTGGAGAATGACGGCGTCATCGTGGGGTTCGCGGATCTCCAGAACGACGGATACATCGACCAGTTTTATGTCAGTGCCACGCACGCCAAGCAGGGTGTTGGCAGGCATTTGATGAAACACATCATGCTCAGAGCCTCCATGATGGACCTGCCTTCGCTCTACTCTCATGTAAGTCTCACCGCGCAGCCCTTCTTCTTGCGTTTCGGTTTCGAGCTGGTCAATCAGCGGACGGTCGTCGTGAGGGGCGTCAGCATGCAAAACGCCCTCATGACGAAGACGCTAACAAACCCTTCGTAA
- a CDS encoding sigma-70 family RNA polymerase sigma factor, with protein MGSRLSILAPLGAYFAKAPRAPRATMAKAEVAPAVDDVNELYATHIGLLRRRAARLVRNEELAKDLAQEAFVSFVLQQKKGAKAESAPALLFRTVTNLALNALRDRKTRERILREKVHQPEGAAEPNQPELRADIRWVLGQVDPDNALVAIHHYIDGMDQDEIAALVGVPRRTVGRRLERFAKQARRLLELP; from the coding sequence ATGGGTTCGCGTCTGAGCATCCTCGCCCCCCTGGGAGCCTACTTCGCGAAAGCGCCCCGGGCACCCCGCGCAACCATGGCCAAAGCCGAAGTAGCCCCCGCCGTCGACGACGTCAACGAGCTTTACGCCACGCACATTGGGTTGCTGCGTCGGCGGGCCGCGCGGCTGGTGCGCAACGAGGAGCTCGCGAAGGATCTGGCGCAAGAAGCCTTCGTGAGCTTCGTGCTTCAGCAGAAAAAAGGCGCAAAAGCAGAGAGCGCCCCGGCCTTGCTCTTTCGTACCGTCACGAATCTGGCGCTCAATGCCTTGAGAGACCGAAAAACGCGCGAGCGCATCTTGCGTGAAAAAGTGCACCAGCCCGAAGGGGCCGCGGAACCGAACCAACCAGAATTGCGCGCGGACATCCGCTGGGTGCTGGGGCAGGTCGATCCGGATAACGCGCTCGTGGCCATCCATCACTACATCGACGGCATGGATCAGGACGAAATCGCTGCGCTCGTCGGGGTACCCCGCCGCACCGTGGGGCGGCGGCTCGAGCGTTTTGCAAAGCAAGCGCGACGCCTCTTGGAGCTTCCCTGA
- a CDS encoding caspase family protein, translating into MNRGFVLAACAMALAMGHSPSAHAQDLHEARYALIIGANQGAPNDVPLRYAARDAVRMGQTLQAVAGFLPENVVVLEQPSAARVRDSLRRLNHRIRLEVQAPRRSLVLVFFSGHGDKEALHLGRERLPWDELRESTVSSPADVRMLFVDACRSGVTTRVKGIKPITPFAMPAEEEGFPEGFVIFSSAAEGEDAQESDTLEASFFTHHLISALQGAADTNGDGRVALSEAYAYTSERTVASTAGVGAGVQHPTYSYGLKGRADLALAAPIDRAQASHLLLDRTGRFVVFTKGKEGTVVAEAHVTKPPRHLWLAAGPYFVQIREAREIREGPVQAAAGATVVVTGQGFARIRHAQLLRKGSEVSRVYGMGVHGGWGRPLLDYEWGPHARAFFSLDLRSVTMDLVGSYTQGQAVEPAGGDTTLGETGLRIGARKVFDFGPVALSGGLRAGVGWVKQSFAADNEQARQRWVPVAGMVLRADVMATQHCFVSIEGELLVSSTPTIDSANTRGSHVDVRPLPGAGLGCHW; encoded by the coding sequence GTGAACCGCGGCTTCGTGCTTGCAGCTTGCGCTATGGCCCTGGCCATGGGCCACTCACCGAGCGCTCATGCGCAAGACCTCCACGAGGCGCGCTACGCCCTCATCATCGGTGCCAACCAGGGAGCGCCCAACGATGTGCCTCTGCGCTACGCCGCACGAGACGCTGTGCGCATGGGTCAGACCCTCCAAGCGGTGGCCGGTTTTCTCCCGGAAAACGTGGTGGTGTTGGAGCAACCCTCTGCCGCACGGGTCAGAGACTCTTTGCGCCGGCTCAACCACCGCATTCGCCTCGAGGTGCAAGCGCCCCGGCGCAGCCTCGTTCTGGTGTTCTTTTCGGGGCACGGGGACAAAGAGGCGTTGCACCTCGGCCGCGAGCGCTTGCCCTGGGATGAACTGCGCGAAAGCACGGTCAGCTCGCCTGCAGACGTGCGCATGCTCTTCGTCGACGCCTGCCGTTCGGGCGTCACCACGCGCGTCAAGGGCATCAAGCCGATCACGCCCTTCGCCATGCCTGCGGAAGAGGAAGGCTTTCCCGAAGGCTTCGTCATCTTCTCGTCCGCTGCAGAGGGGGAGGACGCGCAAGAATCGGACACGCTCGAAGCCTCGTTTTTCACACACCACCTGATCTCAGCCCTGCAGGGGGCTGCCGACACGAATGGCGACGGACGGGTCGCGCTCTCCGAAGCCTATGCCTACACCTCCGAGCGCACCGTCGCGAGCACGGCGGGCGTGGGAGCGGGGGTGCAGCACCCGACGTATAGCTACGGACTCAAGGGACGCGCCGACCTGGCGCTGGCCGCGCCCATCGATCGGGCCCAGGCGAGCCATCTTCTCCTGGACCGAACCGGCCGCTTCGTGGTTTTCACGAAAGGCAAAGAAGGTACGGTGGTGGCGGAAGCCCACGTCACGAAGCCCCCTCGTCATCTGTGGCTCGCTGCGGGTCCCTATTTCGTGCAGATCAGAGAGGCCCGCGAGATTCGTGAAGGGCCCGTGCAAGCCGCGGCGGGTGCCACCGTGGTCGTGACGGGGCAAGGGTTTGCGCGCATCCGGCACGCGCAGCTGCTGCGCAAAGGAAGCGAGGTGTCTCGCGTGTACGGCATGGGCGTGCATGGGGGCTGGGGCCGACCACTCCTCGACTACGAATGGGGACCGCATGCAAGAGCGTTCTTCTCTTTGGACTTGCGAAGCGTCACCATGGATCTGGTGGGCAGCTACACGCAGGGCCAAGCGGTGGAGCCCGCTGGGGGAGACACCACGCTCGGGGAGACGGGGCTTCGCATCGGCGCCAGGAAGGTCTTCGACTTTGGGCCTGTGGCCTTGTCTGGGGGGCTCCGGGCGGGCGTGGGCTGGGTGAAGCAGAGCTTTGCGGCCGACAACGAACAGGCCCGGCAGCGCTGGGTCCCCGTGGCCGGCATGGTCCTGCGCGCCGACGTCATGGCCACGCAACACTGCTTCGTTTCGATTGAAGGTGAGTTGTTGGTGTCGTCCACGCCCACGATCGATTCGGCGAACACGCGGGGATCACACGTGGACGTGCGCCCCCTGCCGGGAGCTGGACTTGGCTGTCATTGGTAA
- a CDS encoding class I SAM-dependent methyltransferase, which yields MSIFYEELAPYWSLISPVDEYASEADELLRLLRERRPSARSLLELGSGGGHVAHHLSRHFEAHLSDLSEAMLASSRRLNPHCAHTVGDMRTLDLGRTFDIVLAHDAIDYMTTEDDLRSAFDTAWRHLVPGGLACFIPDDVAETFEPGTDVSGGDAPDGRGARLFEWVEPVRGEGSTVNVHYAFLIRNQDGTVRSYYERHVTGLFPRATWERLLSERGFGVEVVTERTDEDRTPRLVFFGHKPKNDDVALR from the coding sequence ATGAGTATATTCTACGAAGAACTCGCGCCGTACTGGTCGCTCATCTCGCCGGTGGACGAGTACGCAAGCGAGGCCGACGAACTCCTTCGCCTGCTCCGCGAACGCCGGCCTTCCGCGCGGTCCTTGCTTGAGCTGGGGAGCGGTGGAGGCCACGTGGCACACCACCTTTCGCGCCACTTCGAGGCTCATCTTTCCGACCTCAGTGAAGCTATGCTTGCAAGCTCGCGGCGGCTGAACCCGCACTGCGCGCATACGGTGGGGGACATGCGCACGCTGGATCTCGGCCGCACGTTCGACATCGTCCTTGCGCACGATGCGATCGATTACATGACCACCGAAGACGATCTGCGTTCTGCTTTCGATACGGCGTGGCGCCACCTTGTGCCGGGCGGGCTCGCTTGCTTCATCCCGGACGACGTGGCCGAGACCTTCGAGCCGGGCACCGACGTCTCCGGCGGCGACGCCCCTGACGGGCGGGGGGCGCGCCTGTTCGAGTGGGTGGAGCCTGTCCGTGGGGAAGGCTCCACCGTGAACGTTCACTATGCCTTCTTGATTCGGAACCAAGACGGCACGGTGCGCTCCTACTACGAACGGCACGTCACGGGGCTCTTCCCCCGCGCCACGTGGGAGCGCCTGCTTTCGGAGCGGGGCTTCGGCGTCGAGGTCGTCACCGAGCGGACTGATGAAGACCGGACGCCGAGGCTCGTGTTCTTCGGACACAAGCCAAAGAACGACGACGTGGCCCTGCGCTGA
- a CDS encoding superoxide dismutase family protein — MSERTSVFIQKAAVAAVACCCLGATQACKRSPDHQASVVSPTALPVIAPKPTEWSKGPDLSSLPNEGQDQRRSTVRDSLQPMGASAFLEPAGDTHVMGMAHFQDTVTGMRVTVAVQGLAPGTYALRADEFFYGPLEGDSCAESQKTDVNGQPVVWLFGPLEAGKDGVARLDRLYEGIGNDGGPYSVPALPVYSKKGAFVTIKQKQFSLSGRKLTLHKWAADAQPELGPPISCAIVHSDRTFGEATFKPFPGQRINGTAYFEQGEDNRALLELELSELTVGKHRLVVHEFADCDNVTATGVGEPYQPEKAELVTEPNYGWPLKQGDLGTFTAGEQGTLNERKIFRHPLTSGSPHIIRGRAIVVERLANDASQKATRIGCGMVTGF, encoded by the coding sequence ATGAGTGAACGCACCTCGGTATTCATTCAGAAAGCCGCCGTCGCCGCTGTGGCATGTTGCTGCCTGGGGGCTACTCAAGCATGTAAGCGGTCACCCGATCACCAAGCCTCAGTCGTTTCTCCCACGGCGTTGCCTGTCATAGCCCCCAAGCCCACGGAATGGTCAAAGGGACCAGACCTTTCATCCTTGCCGAATGAAGGGCAGGACCAGCGGCGTTCCACGGTGCGCGATTCGCTTCAGCCGATGGGAGCTTCCGCATTTTTAGAGCCTGCAGGAGATACGCACGTCATGGGGATGGCCCATTTTCAGGACACAGTCACCGGCATGCGTGTCACCGTCGCGGTCCAGGGGCTTGCGCCCGGGACTTACGCTCTTCGTGCCGATGAGTTCTTCTACGGGCCTCTCGAGGGAGATAGTTGCGCTGAATCGCAAAAGACCGACGTGAATGGTCAACCTGTAGTCTGGCTTTTTGGCCCTCTTGAAGCGGGAAAGGATGGCGTAGCTCGTCTGGATAGGCTGTACGAAGGAATTGGCAATGACGGCGGCCCGTACAGCGTCCCTGCGCTGCCCGTTTACAGCAAGAAAGGCGCCTTCGTGACCATCAAGCAAAAACAGTTTAGTCTCTCAGGAAGAAAGCTCACCCTTCACAAGTGGGCTGCCGATGCGCAGCCTGAACTTGGCCCACCCATCTCATGCGCAATAGTTCACAGCGACCGCACTTTCGGCGAAGCCACGTTCAAGCCGTTCCCCGGCCAACGCATCAATGGCACGGCTTACTTTGAGCAAGGTGAAGATAACCGCGCCCTGCTTGAATTGGAGCTATCGGAACTGACAGTGGGGAAACACCGTTTGGTCGTGCACGAGTTCGCCGATTGCGACAACGTCACAGCCACCGGAGTTGGCGAGCCTTACCAACCAGAAAAGGCAGAACTAGTTACCGAGCCGAATTATGGCTGGCCTTTGAAACAAGGTGACCTAGGAACATTCACGGCTGGTGAACAGGGAACTCTCAACGAAAGAAAGATCTTCCGCCATCCGCTCACCAGCGGCAGCCCGCACATCATTCGGGGCCGTGCCATCGTTGTCGAGAGGCTTGCCAATGATGCAAGCCAGAAAGCCACGCGCATTGGCTGTGGAATGGTGACAGGTTTCTGA
- a CDS encoding AHH domain-containing protein: MQIGEKIAALVATPDSDEPCWACEEPPAGSQKNDLDEQPSSMGDAENDLHNDSSKLGKNLGFRPSWQVKVPHVVNGDAVTVTAPVTPAAHHVIPGNASLAKTPKLLDLMEKKRGKVRDDIGYDVNSAQNGVWLPGNYGVSKDSMFSRKWSDYVFKLEYAMAAMNAARAQFHDSHPIYSAQVKQSLRALADKITLHAPERCGICGKELSDKSRPPYGLVGRLNRLAAVHKMFLRGPVRKWPVSNGYFTSAWSTTKAATGT, encoded by the coding sequence ATGCAAATCGGTGAAAAAATAGCGGCACTGGTCGCCACGCCGGACAGCGACGAGCCGTGCTGGGCCTGTGAGGAGCCCCCCGCCGGCAGCCAGAAAAACGACCTGGACGAACAACCAAGTTCCATGGGGGATGCCGAAAACGACCTACACAACGACTCCAGCAAGCTCGGCAAGAACCTCGGATTTCGGCCAAGTTGGCAGGTAAAGGTCCCCCACGTCGTCAATGGAGACGCGGTCACCGTCACCGCCCCGGTCACCCCGGCAGCTCACCACGTGATCCCGGGCAATGCCTCCTTGGCCAAGACGCCCAAGCTCCTCGATCTCATGGAGAAAAAGCGCGGCAAGGTGCGCGACGACATCGGCTATGACGTCAACTCAGCCCAGAATGGTGTGTGGTTGCCAGGGAACTACGGGGTCAGCAAAGACTCGATGTTTTCACGGAAGTGGTCTGACTACGTCTTCAAGCTCGAGTACGCCATGGCCGCGATGAACGCGGCACGAGCCCAGTTTCACGATTCGCACCCCATCTACAGTGCTCAGGTGAAGCAAAGCCTTCGCGCCCTCGCAGACAAGATCACTTTGCATGCCCCGGAAAGGTGCGGGATCTGCGGCAAGGAGCTTTCGGATAAGTCCCGGCCGCCGTATGGCCTGGTCGGTCGCCTCAACCGCCTTGCCGCCGTCCACAAGATGTTTCTGCGAGGCCCCGTGCGAAAGTGGCCGGTGAGCAACGGCTATTTCACCTCGGCCTGGTCCACCACCAAGGCAGCGACTGGAACCTGA
- a CDS encoding AHH domain-containing protein, whose translation MLVSSPDSDEPCWACEEPPAGSHKNDLDEQPSSMGDAENDLYNDSSKLGKNLGFRPSWQVKVPHVVNGDAVTVTAPVTPAAHHVIPGNASLAKTPKLLDLMEKKRGKVRDDIGYDVNSAQNGVWLPGNYGVSKDSMFSRKWSDYVFKLEYAMAAMNVSQTQFHDSHFVYSAQVKQSLRALADKITLHAPERCGICGKELSDKSRPPYGLVGRLNRLAAVHKMFLRGPVRKWPVSNGYFTSRWSVMKASTGS comes from the coding sequence GTGCTCGTTTCCTCGCCGGACAGCGACGAGCCGTGCTGGGCCTGTGAGGAGCCCCCCGCCGGCAGCCATAAGAACGACCTGGACGAACAACCAAGTTCCATGGGCGATGCCGAAAACGACCTATACAACGACTCCAGCAAGCTCGGCAAGAATCTCGGATTTCGGCCAAGTTGGCAGGTAAAGGTCCCCCACGTCGTCAACGGAGACGCGGTCACCGTCACCGCCCCCGTCACCCCGGCAGCCCACCACGTGATCCCGGGCAATGCGTCCTTGGCCAAGACGCCCAAGCTCCTCGATCTCATGGAGAAAAAGCGCGGCAAGGTGCGCGACGACATCGGCTATGACGTCAACTCAGCCCAAAATGGTGTGTGGTTGCCAGGAAACTACGGCGTCAGCAAAGACTCGATGTTTTCACGGAAGTGGTCCGATTACGTCTTCAAGCTCGAGTACGCGATGGCCGCGATGAACGTTTCCCAGACCCAGTTTCACGATTCGCATTTCGTTTACAGCGCTCAAGTGAAGCAAAGTCTTCGCGCCCTCGCAGACAAGATCACTTTGCATGCCCCGGAAAGGTGCGGGATCTGCGGCAAGGAGCTTTCGGATAAGTCTCGGCCACCGTATGGCCTGGTCGGCCGGCTCAACCGCCTTGCCGCCGTCCACAAGATGTTTCTGCGAGGCCCCGTCCGAAAGTGGCCCGTCAGCAACGGCTACTTCACGTCGAGGTGGTCCGTCATGAAAGCATCAACAGGATCTTGA
- a CDS encoding serine/threonine protein kinase codes for MNPSEPPLPRRFGQRHVLLKPLAEGGMGRIFLAASGGRLCAVKVMRPDRANPELLARFRGEAQLMTRLAHRNVVFATEAGDVEGTPYFAMEYIRGRSLAQVMTRASQMRRRIPIGLALFITNEILQGLGHLHEAVGRGFVHRDISPTNVMLSFDGAVKIIDLGLGAWRDHAPEAMNGQWGQENYQAPEHVAGRPLDARSDIFSVGIMLWEMLASRRLFGGIEGRPAEAPRPSQFNKRVPEDLEGIVMTALASEPEDRYSGAGAFLKALRPHLLAHDDAASLSAFLCEVFAEDVARERAEEDRLRLAAEEMPAVPARNENVSATERVPALARSRAQHWRWGMLAGLVIALLFGGVSAWRERGSRSPGRQLATPPPAAREVVPSPQAPEVPQPLPVPPAPAVPPTAVRPAPQPRSVPKPASAMPAPAAAPEADTPQELPSVVETPANSPSAAARKLVLAAERLMGGGDFVAALNAANDSLKEEETVEAHLLVARVHWARGLLLSAERAATRGLSTFPDEPRLLKLRAEIAERRSAAQPARP; via the coding sequence ATGAATCCATCGGAACCCCCGCTGCCCCGCCGCTTTGGCCAAAGGCACGTGCTGCTCAAGCCGCTTGCTGAAGGCGGCATGGGGCGCATCTTCCTCGCGGCCTCGGGCGGTCGGCTTTGCGCTGTGAAGGTGATGCGGCCCGATCGCGCCAACCCCGAGCTGCTCGCGCGCTTCCGTGGCGAAGCTCAACTGATGACCAGGCTGGCTCATCGGAACGTCGTGTTTGCCACGGAGGCTGGCGACGTCGAGGGTACGCCCTACTTCGCGATGGAGTACATCCGGGGCCGTTCCCTGGCCCAGGTGATGACGAGGGCCTCGCAGATGCGGCGTCGGATTCCCATCGGCCTCGCCCTATTCATTACGAACGAGATCCTTCAGGGGCTGGGACACTTGCACGAAGCGGTCGGACGAGGTTTCGTTCACAGAGACATCTCGCCCACCAACGTGATGCTGAGCTTCGATGGCGCAGTGAAGATCATCGACCTGGGCCTGGGCGCGTGGCGGGATCACGCGCCGGAGGCCATGAATGGCCAGTGGGGGCAGGAGAACTACCAAGCGCCCGAGCACGTCGCCGGGCGCCCGCTGGATGCCCGCAGCGACATCTTCAGCGTGGGGATCATGCTGTGGGAAATGCTGGCCTCACGGCGGCTGTTCGGCGGCATCGAGGGCCGGCCTGCGGAGGCGCCGCGGCCGTCGCAGTTCAACAAGCGGGTGCCCGAGGACCTCGAAGGGATCGTGATGACGGCTTTGGCGTCGGAGCCCGAGGATCGCTATAGCGGCGCGGGCGCGTTCTTGAAGGCGCTGCGGCCGCATCTGCTGGCTCACGATGACGCGGCCTCTCTCTCCGCTTTCCTTTGCGAGGTTTTCGCCGAGGACGTGGCAAGGGAGAGAGCGGAGGAAGACCGTTTGCGGCTTGCGGCGGAGGAGATGCCCGCCGTTCCCGCGAGGAACGAAAACGTTTCGGCGACGGAGCGTGTTCCGGCCCTGGCAAGGTCGCGAGCCCAGCACTGGCGTTGGGGTATGCTCGCGGGGTTGGTGATTGCGCTGCTCTTTGGCGGGGTATCGGCGTGGCGTGAGCGAGGTAGCCGCAGCCCCGGAAGACAGCTCGCCACCCCGCCCCCAGCTGCACGCGAAGTGGTGCCCTCACCGCAGGCCCCGGAGGTGCCGCAACCGTTGCCGGTACCGCCAGCGCCGGCCGTGCCCCCGACCGCCGTACGACCTGCTCCGCAGCCTCGCTCTGTGCCCAAGCCGGCATCGGCGATGCCCGCGCCGGCGGCCGCACCGGAAGCCGACACACCCCAGGAATTGCCATCGGTCGTGGAGACTCCCGCCAATAGCCCCAGCGCAGCGGCGCGCAAGCTGGTCTTGGCGGCAGAGCGACTGATGGGCGGAGGGGACTTTGTGGCGGCCTTGAATGCTGCGAACGACAGCCTAAAGGAAGAGGAGACCGTGGAGGCGCACCTTCTGGTGGCGCGCGTCCACTGGGCCAGGGGGCTGCTCCTCAGTGCCGAACGCGCGGCCACGCGAGGCCTGTCCACTTTTCCGGATGAGCCGCGGCTACTCAAGCTTCGTGCAGAGATCGCGGAACGTCGGTCGGCAGCGCAGCCGGCGCGCCCGTAG
- a CDS encoding protein kinase, with protein MPTGSDVHPLCLAPGSEVRYEAVVTRPGDEIAAEPRQPWGLTVTLYDHLTEDEYEYRFLTSPIVLGQDEGACDLVVRRPGVSAVHGQLTFDADSVHYIDLGSRDGSLLGNRKPVNVREFVSLRPGQVVVLGSRVSVSVKRGPPKNKNAFDPFAKAPIGSLLPDEEPTSAPQAVPGRDWGPAAPVPRGPLSDQTEVMPTSLAWAMAELNAPAVAPEEAAPAVQDVVHSEEPSGPAPEAALAHDTEVVPSVLPRTQVLPPEPRPSTPLVAQEKRPHPLVDVGDTLAHYRLEAPLGQGAMGTVFKASHVRIAAKMFAIKVLAPEVTAEPSAEERFLREAQAASQLEHPHIVSVVDYGRDVGVSYLVMEHLTGETLGSRLARGPLSCSRAAEVLLAVSSGVTEAHKKGIIHRDLKPDNIFLARVGGRQTVPKVLDFGIAKQLNDAAPGLSHAKMLIGTPSYMAPEQASAGAPASPATDQYALGAVLYECVTGRRAHDGSTLFAILRSIAEGRIVRPTSLRSDIPHELEVVILRAMHSDPRMRFGSVFDFGKALLPFVAHKRQGYWQDHYVDPSDADMSTFDGFRMSVSFKESFAPSKQAVAIGNTKVLPLPNLGQNERPSPLRSAVPGNGASAEKGHPRWALPAVIVATTLALTLAGLALIKGSSDEPPERPPVQPTGHAR; from the coding sequence ATGCCGACGGGATCCGACGTGCATCCGCTGTGTCTGGCGCCTGGCTCGGAAGTAAGGTACGAGGCTGTGGTGACCCGTCCCGGGGATGAAATAGCCGCGGAGCCGCGGCAACCGTGGGGCTTGACCGTCACCCTGTACGACCATCTCACTGAAGACGAGTACGAGTACCGCTTCCTTACGTCCCCCATCGTGCTTGGCCAGGACGAAGGTGCGTGCGACCTCGTCGTTCGGCGCCCCGGCGTCTCGGCCGTACATGGGCAACTCACCTTCGACGCAGACTCCGTCCACTACATCGATCTCGGCTCACGAGACGGATCACTCCTGGGTAACAGAAAGCCCGTGAACGTACGCGAGTTCGTCAGTCTGCGTCCTGGGCAGGTCGTCGTGCTCGGGAGCCGCGTGAGCGTCTCGGTCAAGCGCGGGCCCCCGAAAAACAAGAACGCGTTTGATCCCTTCGCGAAAGCCCCAATAGGAAGCCTCCTACCGGACGAGGAGCCCACGTCTGCTCCGCAGGCCGTGCCTGGGAGGGACTGGGGCCCGGCGGCTCCGGTACCGCGGGGCCCGCTGAGCGACCAGACCGAGGTGATGCCGACCTCGCTCGCTTGGGCCATGGCAGAACTCAACGCGCCCGCCGTTGCCCCCGAAGAGGCAGCTCCTGCTGTGCAGGATGTTGTGCACTCTGAGGAGCCTTCGGGTCCAGCGCCCGAAGCTGCGCTCGCCCACGACACCGAGGTCGTGCCTTCTGTCCTGCCGCGTACCCAGGTCTTGCCACCAGAGCCGCGTCCGTCAACGCCGCTGGTTGCGCAGGAAAAACGACCCCACCCCCTCGTCGACGTGGGCGACACTCTCGCACACTACCGGCTCGAAGCTCCTCTGGGACAGGGCGCGATGGGAACCGTGTTCAAAGCCTCACATGTCCGCATCGCCGCCAAGATGTTCGCGATCAAGGTCTTGGCGCCGGAAGTGACCGCGGAGCCCTCGGCCGAGGAGCGGTTCCTGAGAGAAGCGCAAGCGGCGTCGCAGCTCGAGCATCCACACATCGTGAGCGTGGTCGATTACGGCCGTGACGTCGGCGTCTCCTACCTGGTGATGGAGCACTTGACTGGCGAGACACTGGGGAGCCGCCTTGCGCGCGGTCCCCTCAGCTGTTCGCGCGCAGCGGAGGTGCTGTTGGCTGTGAGCTCCGGCGTAACGGAAGCTCACAAGAAGGGCATCATCCACCGGGACCTGAAGCCGGACAACATTTTCCTGGCGCGGGTCGGGGGGCGCCAGACTGTGCCCAAAGTCTTGGATTTCGGCATCGCGAAGCAGCTGAACGACGCCGCGCCGGGACTGTCGCACGCCAAGATGCTGATCGGCACGCCCTCGTACATGGCGCCCGAGCAGGCTTCCGCGGGGGCTCCCGCGAGCCCTGCAACCGATCAATACGCACTGGGTGCCGTGCTCTACGAATGCGTGACGGGCCGGCGGGCCCACGACGGCTCGACCCTGTTCGCCATCTTGCGCAGCATCGCCGAGGGGCGCATCGTACGCCCCACCTCCTTGCGTTCCGACATTCCGCATGAGCTCGAGGTCGTGATCCTGCGCGCGATGCATTCCGATCCAAGGATGCGCTTCGGATCCGTTTTCGACTTCGGCAAGGCCCTGTTGCCCTTCGTGGCGCACAAGCGCCAGGGCTATTGGCAGGATCACTACGTGGACCCAAGCGATGCAGACATGAGCACTTTCGATGGCTTCAGAATGAGTGTGTCTTTCAAGGAAAGCTTTGCGCCTTCCAAGCAGGCTGTCGCCATTGGCAACACCAAGGTTCTGCCGCTTCCCAATCTGGGGCAGAACGAGAGGCCCTCGCCGCTGAGATCGGCAGTGCCTGGGAACGGCGCTTCTGCAGAGAAGGGTCACCCGCGCTGGGCTTTGCCTGCCGTGATCGTGGCAACGACGCTGGCCCTGACCCTTGCGGGCCTTGCGCTCATCAAAGGGAGCTCAGACGAGCCCCCTGAAAGGCCGCCCGTACAGCCAACCGGGCATGCGCGATGA
- a CDS encoding MOSC N-terminal beta barrel domain-containing protein yields the protein MKPVGKVVQLWRYPVKGMAGESLSTCTVGAQGIEGDRIWAVWDTARQEVQSCKYRPQLLLCSARLRQGPAVDFETTPLRGPDANGSTAAPADITFPDGTSMGSDHPSVHDKVSALVGHASRVEALRAPQQEGFFKRYKAKGHDWRAELAATFTREPGEPLPDLDNLPARAVQFVTIPGTFFLVAPLHIVTTATMEHFAALRPKADWDIRRFRPNIVIQPLDGETGLVEQAWIGRTLVIGEAHFQCTETAPRCGAVTRPLEELPKDASMLRTIVKHGDQNLGIYATTGDTHALHVGAPVYVV from the coding sequence ATGAAGCCCGTGGGGAAAGTCGTTCAGCTTTGGCGCTATCCCGTCAAAGGCATGGCAGGAGAGAGCCTGTCAACCTGCACCGTTGGTGCACAGGGCATCGAGGGCGACCGTATCTGGGCGGTCTGGGACACGGCCCGACAAGAGGTTCAAAGCTGCAAGTATCGCCCGCAGCTTCTACTGTGCAGCGCGCGCCTCCGACAGGGGCCCGCCGTCGACTTCGAAACGACACCTTTACGCGGCCCCGATGCCAACGGTTCAACGGCAGCCCCGGCGGACATCACGTTTCCGGATGGAACCTCGATGGGAAGCGACCATCCCTCCGTGCATGACAAGGTCTCCGCGCTCGTGGGTCACGCCTCGCGTGTCGAGGCCCTGCGCGCCCCTCAACAGGAAGGTTTCTTCAAGAGGTACAAAGCGAAGGGGCATGACTGGCGGGCCGAGCTGGCCGCAACATTCACGCGTGAGCCCGGTGAACCGCTACCCGACCTCGACAACCTGCCTGCGCGGGCGGTTCAGTTCGTCACGATTCCGGGAACGTTTTTTCTGGTTGCCCCGTTGCACATCGTCACGACCGCGACGATGGAGCATTTCGCCGCGCTTCGGCCAAAGGCCGATTGGGACATCCGCCGGTTTCGACCCAACATCGTCATTCAGCCGCTCGACGGCGAAACAGGCCTGGTTGAACAAGCCTGGATCGGACGTACTTTGGTGATCGGTGAGGCCCACTTCCAGTGCACCGAAACAGCGCCGCGATGCGGAGCCGTGACCCGCCCGCTGGAAGAACTGCCCAAGGACGCATCCATGTTGCGAACCATCGTCAAACACGGCGATCAAAACCTGGGCATCTACGCAACGACGGGTGACACCCATGCCCTGCACGTGGGCGCGCCCGTCTACGTTGTTTGA